CGAAGATGCCGATGAGAATCCACGGCAGCTTCGGGTAGGTCCTCGAGGCTATCCGGTAGCCGTCTCCGATGAGCTGATACCACTTGCGCTTGCCCTGAGCGTCCTTTTTGTCCTTAGCCATGGTCCCCAGTCTACCGTCCCCGATAGCGCAGGGCCGCCATGAGTCCTATGAGACCCATGACCGCACCCGAGGCGGAGGCCACCCAAAATCCGTAGGCGAGATCGAGCTTGAGGAGCTGGCCCGCCGAGGCCGCGCCGATCGCGACACCGCCCACATTGGTCGCACCCAGAAGCGTCATCGCCACCCCGTCACCGCCCTTCGGAGCCAGGCGGGACGCCAGGGTGAACATCGCCACAGAGGCCGGCCCAATCGCCAGGCCGAAGACGAAGAGAAGTCCGGCGAGCTGCCACGGCGTCTGAGCGAAGGGCGCGAGGGGGATGAGGAGGGCAAGTGCGACTCCGGAGACGAAGATCCGAGTGCCCTGGGAGATGCGCTCGGGGATGGCCACCGCCCCGAGGGCGGTGATCGCTGCGCCGACTCCCATCGCCGAGTAGATGAGACCCGCGTAGCTGGCCGACCCGAAGCTCACGGCAGCAGCCGTCGTCGACGTCTGCATCGAGCCGAAGTACGAGCCGAGGAACATCATGGAGATGACTGCGGCCCAAACGAGGATGAAAGTGCGGGCGAGGGTCGGAGCCTTTTTGCGGCTCTCGCCCTGGGCGAGGGTGGGCACCGACCTGTGCAGGCCGAGTGCGGTGACGCAGGTCGCGGCAATGACAGCGGAGACGATGAGAGGCGCCTCGGGCGCAATGGCGGAGGCGAGGATGCCGACGATCGCCGGGCCGAGGACGAAGTTCATCTCGTCCGCCACGGTCTCGTACGACATCGCTGTCGTCAGCGCCTTCGGCGTGCGTGCGACCGAATACCACCGCACCCTCATGAGCGCACCCACCGGCACGGTCGTCACGCCGACGAGCGCGCACATGACGAGAACGGCCCAGAAGGGCGCGTCTGCCGCATTGACGATGACGAGGCCCGTGAGCAGAACGGCATTGGCAGGCCCGAGCAGGAGGAAGGGCAGTCGCTGTCCTGATCTGTCTGTCCACTGTCCGATGAGGGGCTGGCCGATGCCCGTTGCAATCGCGAGGACTGCCGAGCTGATCGAGGCCTCTGCGATGCCGTGGTAATGCGTGACAAGCGTGAGCACACCGATGATGATCATCGACGTTGGAAGCCTGCCGACGAAGCCAAGTGGCATGAAAACCGGCCCCCAGAGGCGGGGGAGATCTTTATAGCTGGTGAATGACGAAAGTACGT
This is a stretch of genomic DNA from Flaviflexus salsibiostraticola. It encodes these proteins:
- a CDS encoding MFS transporter, which codes for MPLGFVGRLPTSMIIIGVLTLVTHYHGIAEASISSAVLAIATGIGQPLIGQWTDRSGQRLPFLLLGPANAVLLTGLVIVNAADAPFWAVLVMCALVGVTTVPVGALMRVRWYSVARTPKALTTAMSYETVADEMNFVLGPAIVGILASAIAPEAPLIVSAVIAATCVTALGLHRSVPTLAQGESRKKAPTLARTFILVWAAVISMMFLGSYFGSMQTSTTAAAVSFGSASYAGLIYSAMGVGAAITALGAVAIPERISQGTRIFVSGVALALLIPLAPFAQTPWQLAGLLFVFGLAIGPASVAMFTLASRLAPKGGDGVAMTLLGATNVGGVAIGAASAGQLLKLDLAYGFWVASASGAVMGLIGLMAALRYRGR